In the Victivallis sp. Marseille-Q1083 genome, one interval contains:
- a CDS encoding substrate-binding domain-containing protein codes for MQSFLFQEIAERICNDFAHHKVLPAERTLAEKYICARSTIRSAIQYLRDSNLISTSSPKGHVLNHATIRQQLERRRNTGINIVLFTVGKGLQDPHQCDMLAGAIHQASVENVNLVIRQITETNLIDKVASLSYLHPGIKADGYIITGEQSVKLHKFLESSMVPCVALGWYREYAALKRSRFVDFRLNDREVLTAALQKFWDFGHEKIMIACNSTMLGKLVEEIFQDHHRPFSDDLLITFTTTTHAGSINHSNINTIVRQAGHYTGLLVTFGYINALAIYHELRKAGIRIPEDLSVMMFGGSFDFYARILDLARIDTNANAEGEACVREVVEQIRLGELRYGSYFSPYAFIDGSSMKDISPAKQNQPLCTNP; via the coding sequence ATGCAGTCTTTTTTGTTTCAGGAAATCGCCGAGCGGATCTGCAATGATTTCGCTCATCACAAAGTGCTGCCGGCCGAGCGCACCCTGGCGGAGAAATATATCTGCGCCCGCTCGACCATCCGTTCAGCCATCCAATACCTGCGCGACAGCAATCTGATCAGCACCAGCTCTCCCAAAGGGCATGTATTGAACCACGCCACCATCCGGCAGCAGCTCGAACGGCGCCGGAACACCGGCATCAACATCGTGCTGTTCACCGTCGGCAAAGGCCTGCAGGACCCGCACCAGTGCGACATGCTGGCCGGCGCCATCCACCAGGCCAGCGTCGAAAACGTCAATCTGGTCATCCGGCAGATCACCGAGACCAATTTGATCGACAAAGTCGCTTCGCTGAGTTACCTCCATCCGGGCATCAAGGCGGACGGCTATATCATCACCGGGGAACAATCGGTCAAACTGCACAAATTCCTGGAGTCGTCGATGGTGCCGTGCGTCGCGCTCGGCTGGTACCGGGAATATGCCGCATTGAAACGCAGCCGTTTCGTCGATTTCCGGCTCAACGATCGGGAAGTGCTCACCGCGGCACTGCAGAAATTCTGGGATTTCGGCCATGAAAAAATCATGATCGCCTGCAATTCAACGATGCTGGGCAAACTCGTCGAAGAAATTTTCCAGGACCATCACCGTCCCTTCTCCGACGACCTGCTCATCACCTTTACCACCACAACCCATGCCGGCAGCATCAACCACAGCAATATCAACACCATTGTCAGGCAGGCCGGGCATTATACCGGTCTGCTGGTGACGTTCGGTTATATCAACGCGCTGGCAATCTATCACGAACTGCGAAAAGCAGGGATCCGCATTCCGGAGGACCTGAGTGTGATGATGTTCGGCGGCAGTTTCGATTTTTACGCCAGGATCTTGGATCTGGCCCGGATCGACACCAACGCCAACGCCGAAGGTGAAGCCTGCGTCCGCGAGGTCGTCGAGCAAATCCGGCTCGGTGAACTGCGTTACGGCAGCTACTTTTCGCCTTACGCCTTTATCGACGGAAGCAGCATGAAAGATATTTCACCGGCAAAGCAGAACCAGCCATTATGCACTAACCCATAA